In Halorubrum sp. PV6, a single window of DNA contains:
- a CDS encoding VOC family protein produces MSDDIPAPVSSERPDAPFHTTGTDHITVWGSNEADTIAFYRDLLGMPLVLRQPNLDDPSQTHLFFDTGDGRILTFFVSDDRPSARGQRAGTGAVHHLCFSVDPEEYEEIMTALSEAGKGYNVFDRGVFHSIYTQDNNGLVIELSSDKYEIPDDRKGEVLATTQRIREEDGADFAQDRHMEAALEELDIPVHKYDLPDADAGVGV; encoded by the coding sequence ATGAGCGACGACATCCCTGCTCCGGTCTCCTCGGAGCGTCCCGACGCACCGTTTCACACCACCGGAACCGACCACATCACCGTCTGGGGGAGCAACGAGGCCGACACCATCGCGTTCTACCGCGACCTGCTCGGCATGCCGCTCGTCTTGCGTCAGCCGAACCTCGACGACCCCTCACAGACGCACCTGTTCTTCGACACCGGCGACGGGCGCATCCTGACGTTCTTCGTGAGCGACGACCGACCGTCGGCGCGCGGACAGCGCGCCGGGACCGGCGCCGTCCACCACCTCTGTTTCAGCGTCGACCCCGAGGAGTACGAGGAGATCATGACCGCGTTGAGCGAGGCCGGAAAAGGCTACAACGTGTTCGACCGCGGGGTGTTCCACTCGATTTACACGCAGGACAACAACGGCCTCGTCATCGAACTCTCGTCGGACAAATACGAGATTCCGGACGACCGAAAAGGCGAGGTGCTCGCGACCACCCAGCGGATCCGCGAGGAGGACGGCGCCGACTTCGCGCAGGACCGGCACATGGAAGCGGCGCTAGAGGAGCTCGACATCCCGGTACACAAGTACGACCTGCCCGACGCCGACGCGGGCGTCGGGGTGTAG
- a CDS encoding ferredoxin, producing the protein MRVKFDRDTCVGMYQCVAEWDAFEKNLNDGKADLRDSEAESEGVFVVDVPDGEEFDAKFAARVCPVDAIEVYDDDGEQVV; encoded by the coding sequence ATGCGAGTGAAGTTCGATCGCGACACCTGCGTCGGGATGTACCAATGTGTCGCCGAGTGGGACGCCTTCGAGAAGAACCTGAACGACGGGAAAGCGGACTTACGCGACAGCGAAGCGGAGAGCGAGGGCGTGTTCGTCGTCGACGTGCCCGACGGCGAGGAGTTCGACGCGAAGTTCGCGGCGCGGGTCTGCCCGGTCGACGCCATCGAGGTGTACGACGACGACGGCGAGCAGGTCGTCTGA
- a CDS encoding MarR family transcriptional regulator yields the protein MTDSDRATPPTVLDSKRDATRYQVLVEIAARQPAVSQTEIADAIGVTSQAVSDYVRDLVEHGYVEKEGRGRYAVTKEGVDWLISRTDSLEAYLDRVSSDVLGSVEVDAAIAMATVPEGSDVGLVMRDGVLHANPAGGTATAVTVTAAEAGEAVGVADFEGVLDYETGYVTVFPVPAVTDGSSVTPEVLTAARSTESLLAVAGTEAYALATRADEDPDIRFGTADAVAEAAVRGLDVLLVVTADQLPQHTARLRDENIPHEVLDAGDL from the coding sequence ATGACTGACTCGGACCGGGCGACACCGCCGACCGTCCTTGATAGCAAGCGGGACGCGACCCGATACCAAGTCTTGGTAGAGATCGCTGCCCGACAGCCCGCAGTGAGCCAGACGGAGATCGCCGACGCGATCGGTGTTACCTCACAAGCCGTCAGCGACTACGTTAGAGACCTCGTCGAACACGGATACGTCGAGAAAGAGGGTCGCGGTCGGTACGCGGTGACGAAGGAGGGCGTCGACTGGCTGATCTCCCGGACCGACAGCCTCGAAGCGTACCTCGACCGCGTCAGTTCCGACGTGCTCGGGAGCGTCGAAGTCGACGCGGCCATCGCGATGGCAACCGTTCCCGAGGGAAGCGACGTGGGACTCGTCATGCGCGACGGCGTACTCCACGCAAATCCGGCAGGCGGGACGGCGACCGCCGTGACCGTCACCGCTGCCGAGGCCGGAGAAGCCGTCGGCGTCGCCGACTTCGAGGGCGTCCTCGACTACGAGACCGGGTACGTCACCGTGTTCCCGGTACCGGCGGTGACGGACGGCTCGTCGGTCACCCCCGAGGTACTCACTGCGGCCCGATCGACCGAGAGCCTCCTCGCCGTGGCGGGGACCGAGGCGTACGCGCTCGCGACGCGTGCCGACGAGGACCCAGACATCCGGTTCGGCACCGCCGACGCCGTCGCCGAAGCCGCGGTGCGAGGCCTGGACGTACTGTTGGTGGTGACTGCCGACCAGCTGCCACAACACACCGCGCGGCTCCGCGACGAGAACATCCCGCACGAGGTGCTCGACGCGGGGGACCTCTGA
- a CDS encoding SpoVR family protein, whose protein sequence is MRDERIEAKREADTLDEPAEEARALAERLGLAPYPVRYWIVDHDEMNELIAYGGFQRRYPHWRWGMNYERQAKKDRHGLGKAFEIVNNDDPSHAFLQESNSPADQKAVITHVEAHADFFANNGWFGLYADRGEDGPNAAARLERNADRIAAIADRPDVDRDEVERLIDAVSSLEDTIDQHSTVDAARAVDEPGIADDVSDGGADALAAAEAQIAELDLSESVRRDVFDDEWLEARGEGVEPETPRPDVLAFLRDHGKRYDPESGKAVDREPWETTVIDAIREEAYYFAGQKQTKVMNEGWATYWESVMMGGEGFAGPDEFLTYADHMSRVLGSPGLNPYKLGFELWKHVELRAARQDVIDALLRVEGVTPENFHSTVDLDEVASGLAPHPAIAGAGPETLDELADLAADGDPRVDAEAVDRALSARGDDGTTPSGAGPDIERYPWKLLTREGLAERHYVLSRPEHRSALRNVSRETLTEQARYMFDVDRYATVAEALDAVDRTAGWDRMLEVRESHNDVTFIDAFLTDEFVREQNYFTYEYSRASSQHRVASVDAADVRKKLLLQFTNFGKPTVVVLDGNFRNRGELLLGHRYNGVALDEASAKATLQRVFELWGRPVNLATIRVEYADDALRRAKRRGTEPEGERVGVRFQYDGGEVTEHDLDPEIEARIAADDVDYDTKPDDWLA, encoded by the coding sequence ATGAGAGACGAGCGGATCGAGGCGAAACGCGAGGCCGATACCCTCGACGAGCCCGCGGAGGAGGCTCGCGCGCTCGCAGAGCGGCTGGGGTTAGCGCCGTATCCGGTTCGGTACTGGATCGTCGACCACGACGAGATGAACGAGCTGATAGCCTACGGCGGCTTCCAGCGCCGGTACCCGCACTGGCGGTGGGGGATGAACTACGAGCGGCAGGCGAAGAAGGATCGACACGGGCTCGGAAAGGCGTTCGAGATCGTCAACAACGACGACCCGAGCCACGCGTTCCTCCAGGAGTCGAACTCGCCCGCAGACCAGAAGGCGGTCATCACGCACGTCGAGGCGCACGCGGACTTCTTCGCGAACAACGGGTGGTTCGGGCTGTACGCCGACCGCGGCGAGGACGGGCCGAACGCCGCGGCACGGCTGGAGCGCAACGCGGACCGGATCGCCGCGATCGCCGACCGCCCGGACGTCGACCGCGACGAGGTCGAGCGGCTGATCGACGCCGTCTCGTCGCTCGAAGACACGATCGACCAACACAGCACGGTCGACGCCGCGCGCGCCGTCGACGAGCCGGGCATCGCCGACGACGTGAGCGACGGGGGCGCGGACGCGCTGGCGGCGGCCGAAGCGCAGATCGCCGAACTCGATCTGTCCGAATCCGTGCGTCGCGACGTGTTCGACGACGAGTGGCTCGAAGCCAGGGGGGAGGGCGTCGAACCCGAGACGCCCCGCCCGGACGTGCTCGCGTTCCTGCGCGACCACGGGAAGCGGTACGACCCCGAGAGCGGCAAGGCGGTCGACCGCGAGCCGTGGGAGACGACGGTCATCGACGCGATCCGCGAGGAGGCGTACTACTTCGCGGGACAGAAGCAGACGAAGGTGATGAACGAGGGGTGGGCGACGTACTGGGAGTCGGTGATGATGGGCGGCGAGGGGTTCGCCGGCCCCGACGAGTTCCTCACGTACGCCGACCACATGTCTCGGGTCCTCGGGTCGCCGGGGCTCAACCCCTACAAACTCGGGTTCGAACTGTGGAAACACGTGGAGCTGCGGGCGGCGAGACAGGACGTGATCGACGCGCTGCTCCGCGTCGAGGGCGTGACGCCGGAGAACTTCCACTCGACCGTCGACCTCGACGAGGTCGCGTCGGGGTTAGCGCCGCACCCGGCGATCGCCGGAGCCGGGCCGGAGACGCTCGACGAGTTGGCCGACCTCGCCGCCGACGGCGACCCGCGCGTCGACGCCGAGGCGGTCGACCGAGCGCTCTCGGCCCGAGGCGACGACGGGACGACACCCTCCGGCGCCGGGCCGGACATCGAGCGCTACCCGTGGAAACTGCTCACTCGCGAGGGGCTCGCGGAGCGCCACTACGTCCTCTCCCGGCCGGAACACCGGAGCGCACTCCGGAACGTCTCGCGGGAGACGCTGACCGAGCAGGCGCGGTACATGTTCGACGTCGACCGGTACGCGACGGTCGCGGAGGCGCTCGACGCCGTGGACCGAACCGCCGGCTGGGACCGGATGTTGGAGGTCCGAGAGAGTCACAACGACGTGACGTTCATCGACGCGTTCCTCACCGACGAGTTCGTCCGAGAGCAGAACTACTTCACCTACGAGTACAGTCGGGCGAGCAGCCAGCACCGCGTCGCCAGCGTGGACGCCGCCGACGTGCGCAAAAAGCTCCTCCTGCAGTTCACGAACTTCGGGAAGCCGACCGTCGTCGTCCTCGACGGGAACTTCCGGAATCGGGGTGAACTCCTCTTAGGGCACCGGTACAACGGGGTGGCGCTCGACGAGGCCTCCGCGAAGGCGACCTTACAGCGGGTCTTCGAACTCTGGGGGCGGCCGGTGAACCTCGCGACGATCCGCGTCGAGTACGCGGACGACGCGCTTCGCCGCGCCAAGCGGCGAGGCACCGAACCGGAAGGCGAGAGGGTCGGAGTGCGCTTCCAGTACGACGGCGGCGAGGTGACGGAACACGACCTCGACCCGGAGATCGAAGCCCGGATCGCGGCCGACGACGTCGACTACGACACGAAGCCCGACGACTGGCTGGCGTGA
- the hemB gene encoding porphobilinogen synthase: MHPTDRPRRLRTDGVRPLVSETSLSAADLVAPVFVDATTDERVPIETMPGHERVPVDEAVDRVEAIRETGVEAVILFGIPDSKDPEGSRAYADDGVVQRAIRAITAETDAYVIGDVCLCEYTDHGHCGVIEDDAETDPTLTVENDATLELLAATAVSQADAGADMVAPSAMTDGQVRAIREALDEAGHEDVALMSYAAKYESAFYGPFRDAADGAPAFGDRRHYQMDPANRREALREARIDAEEGADVLMVKPGLPYLDIVADLRAEFDHPVAAYNVSGEYAMLHAAAEKGWLDLEATAHESLLSLKRAGADLIITYFAEDLAERL, encoded by the coding sequence ATGCACCCAACCGACCGGCCGCGGCGGCTCAGAACCGACGGCGTCCGGCCGCTCGTGAGCGAGACCTCGCTTTCGGCCGCGGACCTCGTCGCGCCCGTCTTCGTCGACGCGACGACCGACGAGCGCGTCCCCATCGAGACGATGCCCGGCCACGAGCGCGTCCCCGTGGACGAGGCCGTCGACCGCGTCGAGGCGATCCGCGAGACGGGCGTCGAAGCCGTCATCCTCTTCGGAATTCCCGACTCGAAAGACCCCGAGGGGAGCCGCGCGTACGCCGACGACGGGGTCGTCCAGCGCGCCATCCGGGCGATCACCGCCGAGACAGACGCGTACGTGATCGGCGACGTCTGCCTCTGTGAGTACACGGACCACGGCCACTGCGGGGTGATCGAGGACGACGCCGAGACCGACCCGACGCTCACCGTCGAGAACGACGCGACGCTGGAACTGCTCGCGGCGACCGCGGTCTCACAGGCCGACGCGGGCGCGGACATGGTCGCGCCCTCCGCGATGACGGACGGGCAGGTGCGGGCGATCCGCGAGGCGCTCGACGAGGCGGGCCACGAGGACGTGGCGCTCATGAGCTACGCCGCCAAGTACGAGTCGGCCTTCTACGGCCCGTTCCGCGACGCCGCCGACGGCGCGCCCGCGTTCGGCGACCGCCGCCACTACCAGATGGACCCCGCCAACCGCCGCGAGGCGCTCCGCGAGGCGCGAATCGACGCCGAGGAGGGCGCGGACGTGTTGATGGTAAAGCCCGGACTCCCCTACCTCGACATCGTCGCCGACCTCCGGGCCGAGTTCGACCACCCGGTCGCCGCGTACAACGTCTCCGGCGAGTACGCGATGCTCCACGCGGCCGCGGAGAAGGGGTGGCTCGACCTCGAAGCGACCGCACACGAGTCGCTGCTGTCGCTCAAGCGGGCGGGCGCGGACCTCATCATCACGTACTTCGCCGAGGACCTGGCCGAGCGGTTATAA
- a CDS encoding non-histone chromosomal MC1 family protein codes for MVREDGKRNFALRDEDGSESSEFSGNMPRQAALKAARTLEPAPSEDEAERVTLRLREKGTQKVHEYEGWAWKDSAPKVDEADDDFWLNDLDDITKANVSKQGIEYIDDE; via the coding sequence ATGGTACGTGAAGACGGTAAGCGAAACTTTGCCCTTCGAGACGAAGACGGATCGGAATCGAGCGAGTTCTCCGGGAACATGCCTCGGCAGGCTGCGCTCAAGGCCGCCCGCACCCTCGAACCGGCCCCCTCCGAGGACGAGGCGGAGCGTGTCACGCTCCGGCTCCGCGAGAAGGGCACCCAGAAGGTCCACGAGTACGAGGGGTGGGCTTGGAAAGATAGCGCTCCCAAGGTTGACGAGGCCGACGACGACTTCTGGCTTAACGACCTTGACGACATTACGAAGGCGAACGTCTCGAAGCAAGGGATCGAGTACATCGACGACGAGTAG
- a CDS encoding quinone-dependent dihydroorotate dehydrogenase, translating into MGAYDLLKPALFRLPPETAHGLTHRLMRTAQATPVTDLLRDRFVVDDPRLRVEAFQNEFPNPVGVAAGFDKNAEIPRALAALGFGHVEVGGVTAERQPGNPRPRLFRLREDEALINRMGFNNEGADRVGKRLDREPLPEVPVGINIGKSKSTPLADAADDYQYTYERVAEAGDYFVVNVSSPNTPGLRELQDRAALEEILDALATAGADPLLVKLSPDLPEPAVEDALGVVDDLGLDGVIATNTTTTRPNALQSPQQAERGGLSGKPIASMATERVRFVAERTDVPVIGVGGVSDAKSAYEKIRAGASVVQLYTALVYEGPALAREINEGVLDLLERDGFDSVQDAVGADL; encoded by the coding sequence ATGGGCGCGTACGATCTGTTGAAGCCGGCGTTGTTCAGACTGCCGCCGGAGACGGCACACGGACTAACGCATCGGCTGATGCGGACGGCACAGGCGACGCCGGTGACCGACCTGCTCCGCGACCGTTTCGTCGTGGACGACCCTCGGCTCCGCGTCGAGGCGTTTCAAAACGAGTTCCCGAATCCCGTCGGCGTCGCGGCCGGCTTCGACAAGAACGCGGAGATTCCCCGCGCGCTCGCCGCGCTAGGGTTCGGCCACGTCGAGGTCGGCGGCGTCACCGCCGAGCGACAGCCGGGGAACCCGCGGCCGCGACTGTTCCGACTACGCGAGGACGAGGCACTGATAAACCGGATGGGGTTCAACAACGAGGGCGCCGACCGGGTGGGCAAGCGACTCGACCGGGAGCCGCTTCCCGAGGTTCCGGTCGGAATCAACATCGGGAAGTCGAAGTCGACGCCCCTGGCAGACGCCGCGGACGACTATCAGTACACCTACGAGCGCGTCGCCGAGGCGGGCGACTACTTCGTCGTCAACGTATCCAGCCCGAACACACCCGGACTCCGCGAGCTACAGGACCGTGCGGCCTTAGAGGAGATACTCGACGCGCTCGCGACCGCCGGCGCCGACCCGCTCTTGGTGAAGCTCTCTCCTGACCTCCCGGAGCCGGCAGTCGAGGACGCGCTTGGCGTCGTCGACGATCTCGGCCTCGACGGCGTCATCGCGACCAACACGACGACGACGCGACCGAACGCGCTGCAGAGCCCCCAACAGGCGGAACGCGGCGGCCTCTCGGGCAAGCCGATAGCGTCGATGGCCACGGAGCGAGTTCGATTCGTCGCGGAGCGTACGGACGTACCGGTAATCGGCGTCGGCGGCGTTTCCGACGCAAAAAGCGCCTACGAGAAGATACGGGCCGGGGCCTCCGTCGTCCAGCTGTACACGGCCCTCGTCTACGAGGGTCCCGCCCTCGCGCGCGAGATCAACGAAGGGGTCCTCGACCTCCTCGAACGGGACGGCTTCGACTCGGTGCAAGACGCGGTCGGCGCGGACCTGTAG
- a CDS encoding valine--tRNA ligase, with protein sequence MPSGEYDPETVEPRWQQRWVDEETYAYPDDDPVDPNTVFSIDTPPPTVSGSLHMGHLYGFTLQDFVARFERMHGGETFFPFGYDDNGIASERLTEDELDIRHQDFERREFQAKCREVCTQYESQFTENVQSLGVSVDWDHTYQTIEPRVQRVSQLSFVDLYDQGREYREKAPAIWCPECETAISQVETEDDEQDSHFHDIEFPVAGADDEFVISTTRPELLPACVAVFVHPDDETNQDLVGESAEVPLFGHEVPIIADERVDMETGSGIVMCCTFGDQNDIEWYQVHDLDLRVAIDESGHMTDVAEEYAGLHSSAAGEAIVEDLDEAGALLDRRAITHSVNVHERCGTSVEFLVTEQWYVEMLDKTDEYLEIGREMEWSPEKMFSRYEHWVEGLQWDWLISRQRSSGIPFPVWYCDDCGEVVVAEKADLPVDPLSDDPPVDACPECGHDAFEPENDVLDTWATSSLTPLINAGWDWDEEAEAFTMEHPELYQFDLRPQGHDIISFWLFHTLVKCYEHTGEVPFEETMINGHVLDENREKMSKSVGNVVEPETVLDEYPVDATRYWAAGTAVGDDFPFKEKDLRAGEKLIRKLWNASKLVESLAPEPYPDPPADDELRELDRWLLAELDDRVERLTALFEDRAFSKARDELRSFFWNTFCDDYLEIVKQRDDDAAAYTLRTAHRRFLKLFAPLLAHVTEELWNDMYAGDVSDSIHLTDWPEPLGLEADHEAGAAATSVVGVLRKYKSENQLPLNAELDAVEVYADVRGFEADITGVMHVADLTVHPDEDAPVETVVTGIDLNYATVGPKYGDQVGDIEAALAQDAYEIDGDELHVADLTLTDEEFEVDEERQYQGDGELLEASDVVVIVRSEA encoded by the coding sequence ATGCCCAGTGGTGAGTACGACCCGGAAACCGTTGAGCCTCGGTGGCAGCAGCGGTGGGTCGACGAGGAGACGTACGCCTATCCCGACGACGACCCGGTGGATCCGAACACGGTCTTCTCTATCGACACCCCGCCGCCGACGGTATCGGGGAGCCTCCACATGGGCCACTTGTACGGCTTTACCCTGCAAGACTTCGTCGCCCGGTTCGAGCGAATGCACGGCGGCGAGACGTTCTTCCCGTTCGGCTACGACGACAACGGCATCGCCTCCGAGCGGCTCACCGAGGACGAACTCGACATCCGCCATCAGGACTTCGAGCGCCGAGAGTTCCAGGCGAAGTGCCGGGAGGTCTGTACGCAGTACGAGTCGCAGTTCACCGAGAACGTGCAGTCGCTCGGCGTCTCCGTCGACTGGGACCACACCTACCAGACCATCGAGCCGCGCGTCCAGCGCGTCTCGCAGCTGTCGTTCGTCGATTTATACGACCAGGGCCGCGAGTACCGCGAGAAAGCGCCCGCGATCTGGTGTCCCGAGTGCGAGACCGCTATCTCGCAGGTCGAGACCGAAGACGACGAGCAGGACAGCCACTTCCACGACATCGAGTTCCCGGTCGCCGGAGCAGACGACGAGTTCGTCATCTCGACGACCCGCCCCGAACTGCTGCCGGCCTGCGTCGCCGTCTTCGTCCACCCGGACGACGAGACGAACCAGGACCTCGTCGGCGAGTCCGCCGAGGTCCCGCTGTTCGGCCACGAGGTCCCCATCATCGCCGACGAGCGCGTCGACATGGAGACCGGCTCCGGCATCGTGATGTGCTGTACGTTCGGAGACCAGAACGACATCGAGTGGTACCAGGTCCACGACCTAGACCTCCGGGTCGCCATCGACGAGTCCGGTCACATGACCGACGTCGCCGAGGAGTACGCGGGGCTGCACTCTTCGGCGGCCGGCGAGGCCATCGTCGAGGACCTCGACGAGGCGGGCGCGCTGTTGGACCGCCGCGCTATCACGCACTCGGTCAACGTCCACGAGCGGTGCGGGACCAGCGTCGAGTTCCTCGTCACCGAGCAGTGGTACGTCGAGATGCTCGACAAGACCGACGAGTACCTGGAGATCGGCCGCGAGATGGAGTGGTCGCCGGAGAAGATGTTCAGCCGGTACGAACACTGGGTCGAGGGGCTCCAGTGGGACTGGCTCATCTCGCGACAGCGCTCTTCGGGCATCCCCTTCCCGGTCTGGTACTGCGACGACTGCGGTGAGGTCGTCGTCGCCGAGAAGGCCGACCTGCCTGTCGATCCCCTCTCGGACGACCCGCCGGTCGACGCGTGTCCCGAGTGTGGGCACGACGCGTTCGAACCCGAAAACGACGTGCTCGACACGTGGGCCACGTCCAGTCTGACGCCGCTGATAAACGCCGGCTGGGACTGGGACGAGGAGGCCGAGGCGTTCACCATGGAGCACCCGGAGCTGTACCAGTTCGACCTCCGGCCGCAGGGTCACGACATCATCAGCTTCTGGCTGTTCCACACGCTGGTGAAGTGTTACGAGCACACCGGCGAGGTCCCGTTCGAGGAGACGATGATCAACGGCCACGTCCTCGACGAGAACCGGGAGAAGATGTCCAAGTCCGTCGGCAACGTCGTCGAACCGGAGACGGTGCTCGACGAGTATCCGGTCGACGCCACCCGCTACTGGGCGGCCGGCACCGCCGTCGGCGACGACTTCCCGTTCAAAGAGAAGGACCTCCGCGCGGGCGAGAAGCTGATTCGGAAACTGTGGAACGCCTCGAAGCTCGTCGAGTCGCTGGCCCCGGAGCCGTATCCCGACCCCCCGGCCGACGACGAACTGCGCGAACTCGACCGCTGGCTCCTCGCCGAACTCGACGACCGAGTCGAGCGGCTCACGGCGTTGTTCGAGGACCGGGCGTTCTCGAAGGCCCGCGACGAACTCCGGAGCTTCTTCTGGAACACGTTCTGTGACGACTACCTCGAAATCGTCAAGCAGCGCGACGACGACGCCGCGGCGTACACCCTTCGAACGGCCCACCGCCGCTTCCTGAAGCTGTTCGCGCCCCTGCTCGCGCACGTGACCGAAGAGCTCTGGAACGACATGTACGCCGGCGACGTGAGCGATTCGATCCACCTGACCGATTGGCCCGAGCCTCTGGGGTTGGAGGCGGACCACGAGGCCGGTGCCGCCGCCACGTCCGTCGTCGGGGTCCTCCGGAAGTACAAGAGCGAGAATCAACTGCCGCTGAACGCCGAACTCGACGCCGTCGAGGTGTACGCCGACGTTCGCGGCTTCGAAGCCGACATCACCGGCGTGATGCACGTCGCCGATCTCACCGTTCACCCCGACGAAGACGCTCCGGTCGAGACGGTCGTCACCGGGATCGACCTCAATTACGCAACGGTCGGCCCGAAGTACGGCGACCAGGTCGGCGACATCGAGGCGGCGCTCGCTCAGGACGCCTACGAGATCGACGGCGACGAGCTCCACGTCGCGGATCTCACCCTCACCGACGAGGAGTTCGAAGTCGACGAGGAGCGACAGTACCAGGGCGACGGCGAACTGTTAGAGGCGTCCGACGTGGTCGTCATCGTCCGCAGCGAGGCGTAA